The proteins below come from a single Halobacillus salinarum genomic window:
- a CDS encoding sensor histidine kinase — MNKLFRVSLKVKILGLVIFLLLLVLSLVTFMVAYMDSNEDEQNAEDLALQTSKTLSYMPVVQESFKSNSPTEDLNAVAEQIRDEVEASTIKILTRDGVMYGYAGESSPDENEDKQRYSALVFGSNYVLQTQADDHNILKAISPIMIDYGEYRKVEGTVSVEFNMKQIHKKIIRDIKKLILASASVFIVGIAGSVLLARSIRKDTLGLEPFEISALYRERNAILQSVKEGMIAFDHIGTITMMNFSARQLLGLPGNMEGKNIYNYISSKELLDVVNSEESLTNKELVYRDRPVIINSSPIIEEGRHTGTVVSFRDKTEIKQMVDALSEVRQHSEDLRAQAHEFTSKLYVILGMIQLGKYEEAIKLIQEETHTQEQVSEMFFRNINDEKVQAILLGKFAKASEKKITFTIEEGSSLHPLPSHIRLSPLIVMLGNVINNAFEAVADQKVKHVTFFVTDLGKDIVFEIADSGPGMPQALQEQIFQKGFSMKGNNRGYGLANVKEEVERLSGSMEISSQTQEGTIFTIILPKQLEMEE; from the coding sequence ATGAACAAGCTGTTCAGGGTTTCGCTGAAGGTGAAAATACTCGGGTTGGTCATCTTTCTCCTGCTGCTCGTTTTAAGTCTGGTCACGTTTATGGTTGCCTATATGGATTCTAACGAGGATGAACAGAATGCCGAGGATTTGGCATTGCAGACATCGAAAACGCTTTCCTACATGCCGGTCGTTCAGGAATCGTTTAAATCGAACTCACCAACAGAGGACTTGAATGCGGTCGCCGAGCAAATCCGTGATGAAGTCGAAGCGTCGACGATTAAAATCCTCACCCGTGACGGCGTCATGTACGGTTATGCCGGCGAGAGCTCTCCGGATGAAAATGAAGATAAACAGCGGTACAGCGCCTTAGTCTTTGGCAGCAATTATGTACTGCAGACACAAGCGGATGACCATAACATATTGAAGGCGATTTCGCCGATCATGATCGACTACGGTGAATACAGAAAAGTCGAAGGCACCGTTTCCGTCGAATTTAATATGAAACAGATCCATAAGAAGATTATCCGTGATATCAAAAAGCTTATCCTGGCGTCGGCTTCGGTTTTCATTGTCGGAATCGCCGGGAGCGTACTGTTAGCGAGAAGCATCCGTAAAGATACGCTCGGCCTGGAACCCTTTGAGATCTCTGCGCTTTATCGGGAGCGAAATGCCATCCTTCAATCGGTCAAGGAAGGGATGATTGCCTTTGATCATATAGGGACCATTACGATGATGAATTTTTCCGCCCGCCAGCTGCTTGGACTGCCTGGAAACATGGAAGGGAAGAATATCTACAATTATATTTCATCGAAAGAACTTCTTGATGTCGTCAATTCAGAAGAAAGCCTAACCAATAAAGAACTTGTGTACAGAGATCGCCCGGTTATCATCAACAGCAGCCCAATAATCGAAGAGGGCCGCCACACGGGGACGGTCGTCAGCTTCCGGGACAAAACAGAAATAAAGCAGATGGTAGATGCTTTATCCGAGGTCCGCCAGCATTCGGAAGATCTTCGTGCCCAGGCGCATGAATTTACGAGCAAGCTGTATGTCATTCTCGGCATGATTCAGCTCGGAAAATATGAAGAAGCGATAAAGCTGATCCAGGAGGAAACCCATACCCAGGAGCAAGTGTCCGAGATGTTTTTCAGAAATATTAATGATGAAAAAGTGCAGGCGATCCTGCTCGGAAAATTTGCAAAAGCCTCCGAGAAGAAAATCACGTTTACGATAGAAGAAGGCAGCTCGCTCCATCCATTGCCGAGCCATATCCGCCTTTCTCCACTCATCGTTATGTTAGGCAACGTCATTAACAACGCCTTTGAAGCCGTCGCAGATCAGAAAGTCAAGCACGTGACCTTTTTCGTTACCGATCTTGGCAAGGATATCGTGTTTGAAATCGCAGACAGTGGGCCGGGTATGCCGCAAGCGCTGCAGGAACAGATTTTTCAAAAAGGGTTCTCTATGAAAGGAAATAACCGCGGTTACGGGTTAGCCAACGTCAAAGAAGAGGTGGAACGGCTCAGCGGCTCGATGGAAATCAGCAGCCAGACACAGGAAGGAACGATCTTTACGATCATCCTTCCCAAACAACTCGAAATGGAGGAATAA
- a CDS encoding fumarylacetoacetate hydrolase family protein: protein MKYIRFYKDEKICYGILEGDTITEVDNDYIEYEVEKLPITCGIDEVDILPPTEPKQVIAIGLNYEAHAKETGKEIPEEPMMFMASPSAVIGASERITLPSLDHRIDYEAELVLVIGKEAKNLTRENALEYVFGYTCGNDVSDRHLQKKDGQFTRAKSFAGFKPLGPVIETELNADEAPIKLSLNGVVKQESNTNDLIHDIKQLLVKVTEVMTLYPGDVIYTGTPSGVGPLSPGDVVEVEIEGIGKLTTRVER from the coding sequence ATGAAATATATTCGTTTTTATAAGGATGAGAAAATTTGTTATGGCATATTGGAAGGCGATACGATTACTGAGGTGGATAATGATTACATAGAGTATGAGGTGGAAAAGCTGCCGATCACCTGCGGCATTGACGAAGTCGATATTCTTCCTCCTACAGAGCCGAAGCAGGTGATTGCGATTGGTTTGAACTACGAAGCACACGCGAAAGAAACGGGCAAAGAGATTCCCGAAGAACCGATGATGTTTATGGCCTCACCTAGTGCAGTCATTGGAGCAAGCGAACGAATCACGCTGCCGTCGCTTGACCACCGGATCGACTACGAAGCAGAGCTTGTTCTTGTCATTGGAAAAGAAGCCAAAAATCTCACCCGGGAAAATGCTCTGGAATACGTGTTTGGCTACACGTGCGGAAACGATGTGTCCGACCGCCACCTGCAGAAAAAAGATGGCCAGTTTACGAGAGCCAAATCGTTTGCCGGCTTTAAACCGCTCGGTCCTGTGATAGAAACGGAACTAAATGCCGATGAGGCTCCGATTAAGCTGAGCTTAAATGGTGTGGTGAAGCAGGAGTCGAACACCAACGACTTAATTCACGATATTAAGCAGCTTCTCGTAAAAGTGACCGAGGTCATGACGCTGTATCCAGGGGATGTCATTTATACCGGTACGCCTTCCGGGGTCGGTCCGCTCAGCCCTGGGGATGTGGTGGAAGTGGAGATAGAAGGAATAGGAAAATTGACCACTCGCGTAGAACGCTGA
- a CDS encoding SEC-C metal-binding domain-containing protein has product MAKIGRNDPCPCGSGKKYKQCCGNNKVVAFPTARVEEELDQQFHKFQDYLTEKYPQFLPVEIPNSQDEELEVAVKLVYQGLFTKNRDGVTPMEEFIGKAKKSVLRPATLESLEAWKEARAGLFTLESVDSEQEVTVKDTFTGDTFFVDRDFIPLDTLEDAPYFVGIVLKWGNVYHFMPMALPNDQPAYEQLKTRVERDYEKSNPSSSLQQFFTEHFVTYMEQWMYGNNDLPPEASWHGRPNELEVVKLLNRNVHSTIQQREGFNELKRLWIKFCEGQAPVIRKPEVFAGALEYMLLGTSFFGMESDITQKQLAEKYGVNSNSISKRLEQLEDYLFELAGEENENEMRVPQAYFWVKPSQHVELERATYEMHRKASSKDFATIEELNQFISKQQHEAFIPSSNEEKAQIKVYDAFQAETESKQQKLVEEALELDGTNVDALTLKARWAGDMEEHYLLKAVNAGLKSLEPGSLEGEAWRNMDARPFLRAEEALAEYYVNTGRADKAISTYEEILEYNENDDQGVRRVLFPLYIQEEDLSGAVVLLDNYPEDGAWWSFNAALFLIKEAGREEEITIAINKADRMNPYIIPLLKGEDQLPEELPEQYKVGSWEEAVVYVHFTGSLWDPYLENII; this is encoded by the coding sequence GTGGCAAAGATCGGAAGAAATGATCCATGTCCCTGCGGGAGCGGCAAAAAGTACAAGCAGTGCTGCGGCAATAATAAAGTCGTGGCATTTCCTACGGCACGAGTAGAAGAAGAGCTCGATCAGCAGTTTCATAAATTTCAAGATTACTTGACTGAGAAATACCCGCAGTTCCTGCCTGTTGAAATTCCAAATTCACAGGATGAGGAATTGGAAGTGGCTGTAAAGCTCGTTTATCAAGGTCTCTTTACAAAGAACAGAGACGGAGTAACTCCTATGGAGGAGTTTATCGGCAAGGCAAAAAAATCAGTCCTCCGTCCTGCCACGCTTGAATCGCTGGAAGCCTGGAAAGAAGCGAGGGCAGGCTTGTTTACTTTAGAAAGCGTCGATTCTGAACAGGAAGTGACAGTCAAGGATACCTTTACCGGTGACACTTTTTTCGTCGATCGGGATTTTATTCCGCTTGATACTTTGGAAGACGCGCCATATTTTGTGGGGATCGTATTAAAATGGGGCAATGTTTATCATTTTATGCCGATGGCGCTTCCGAACGATCAACCTGCTTATGAGCAGCTTAAGACCAGGGTGGAAAGGGATTATGAGAAATCGAACCCGTCCTCGTCTTTGCAGCAGTTCTTTACGGAACATTTTGTAACCTATATGGAGCAATGGATGTACGGCAACAACGACCTGCCTCCTGAAGCAAGCTGGCACGGCCGTCCCAATGAACTGGAAGTTGTGAAGTTGTTGAATAGAAACGTCCATTCGACGATTCAACAGCGTGAAGGTTTTAATGAATTAAAAAGGCTGTGGATTAAATTTTGTGAGGGGCAGGCGCCGGTTATTAGAAAACCGGAAGTCTTCGCGGGAGCACTTGAGTACATGCTGCTCGGCACTTCTTTTTTTGGGATGGAGTCAGACATTACCCAAAAGCAGCTGGCGGAAAAATACGGGGTGAATTCAAACAGCATTTCTAAACGTCTTGAGCAGCTGGAGGATTATCTCTTTGAGCTCGCCGGGGAGGAAAATGAGAATGAGATGAGGGTACCCCAGGCCTATTTTTGGGTAAAACCGAGTCAGCACGTGGAGTTAGAGAGAGCCACTTACGAGATGCATCGAAAAGCCTCCAGTAAGGATTTTGCAACGATTGAAGAACTCAATCAATTTATCAGCAAGCAGCAGCATGAAGCGTTTATCCCTTCAAGTAATGAAGAAAAAGCTCAAATCAAGGTTTATGACGCATTTCAGGCGGAAACGGAATCCAAACAGCAAAAGCTTGTTGAAGAAGCTCTAGAGCTAGATGGAACCAATGTAGACGCTTTGACGCTGAAAGCTCGGTGGGCTGGGGATATGGAGGAGCATTATTTACTAAAAGCAGTGAACGCAGGTCTGAAATCATTAGAACCTGGTTCCTTGGAGGGAGAAGCGTGGCGGAACATGGACGCCCGGCCGTTTTTAAGAGCCGAGGAAGCTCTCGCTGAGTATTACGTGAACACGGGTCGTGCGGATAAGGCTATTTCTACGTATGAAGAAATTTTGGAGTACAACGAGAATGACGACCAAGGCGTGCGCCGAGTATTGTTTCCTTTGTATATTCAAGAAGAGGACCTGTCAGGTGCAGTAGTCTTATTAGACAATTACCCGGAAGATGGGGCGTGGTGGTCCTTTAATGCGGCTTTATTCCTCATTAAAGAAGCGGGAAGGGAAGAAGAGATTACGATCGCGATTAACAAAGCAGACCGGATGAACCCTTACATCATCCCGCTTTTGAAGGGGGAAGATCAGCTGCCTGAAGAACTGCCGGAGCAGTACAAAGTTGGTTCCTGGGAAGAAGCCGTTGTGTACGTGCATTTTACAGGTTCTTTATGGGATCCCTATTTGGAAAACATTATCTAG
- a CDS encoding tripartite tricarboxylate transporter permease → MDLSSFMDGLSLSLQPINIMWIIVGGFLGTIVGMLPGLGPATAVAVLIPVTFGMSPVSAIILMAAIYYGAMYGGSRSSILLNTPGDGSAIAATFDGYPMARKGQAGPALAISAVASFIGGTIAVIGFIFLAEPLANFALDFGPAEYFLLMLLTLSAIVVLSIGKMVKGFLAMMVGLALSTIGIDTQTGVYRFTMGIPQLSEGIDFLIVIIGVYAIGEVLYNLLNIDQMKKEKKKVGKVWFSKEQWKRSVWPILRSGPLGFVVGVLPGAGGSIASMIGYTTEKQISKRSDEFGEGAVEGLAAPESANNAASVGAMIPLLTMGIPGSGTTAVMLGALIMLGLRPGPLLFEQQPETAWALINSMFLGNIALVIINILLVGVLVKILDTPAKVLYPIIVLLAFIGTYTLSYSTVDFFLLLIFGFVGLMMKVLDFPIAPLVLALIVGSDMEQNFRMAVLSSGGNLGVFFSSGVSIALSILTLLSLTYPFIIRMIRKRKQHLNSKDQVYRSS, encoded by the coding sequence ATGGATTTAAGCAGTTTTATGGACGGGCTTTCCCTATCCCTGCAGCCGATTAACATCATGTGGATTATCGTCGGAGGATTTTTAGGAACAATCGTCGGCATGCTTCCCGGGCTCGGTCCAGCAACAGCCGTGGCTGTATTGATTCCAGTCACATTCGGGATGAGCCCTGTCAGCGCGATTATTTTAATGGCCGCCATCTACTATGGAGCGATGTACGGCGGATCGAGAAGCTCGATTTTGTTAAATACACCCGGCGACGGTTCAGCGATCGCCGCCACGTTTGACGGCTATCCAATGGCTAGAAAAGGCCAGGCCGGCCCTGCGCTTGCGATCTCTGCGGTCGCTTCATTCATCGGCGGTACGATTGCTGTGATCGGTTTTATTTTTCTAGCTGAGCCGCTAGCGAATTTCGCTCTTGATTTCGGTCCGGCCGAATACTTTTTACTGATGCTGTTGACGCTGTCAGCAATCGTCGTTTTGTCGATTGGAAAAATGGTCAAAGGCTTTCTTGCCATGATGGTCGGGCTTGCGTTAAGCACGATCGGCATCGACACCCAAACCGGTGTCTACCGCTTTACGATGGGAATTCCACAATTAAGTGAAGGCATCGATTTTCTCATCGTTATTATCGGCGTCTATGCGATCGGTGAAGTGCTTTATAATTTACTCAACATCGATCAAATGAAAAAGGAAAAGAAGAAAGTCGGCAAAGTATGGTTTTCCAAGGAACAATGGAAACGATCGGTTTGGCCGATTCTCCGCAGCGGCCCGCTCGGCTTTGTCGTCGGGGTGCTTCCGGGTGCAGGAGGTTCCATCGCTTCCATGATCGGGTACACAACAGAAAAGCAGATCTCGAAGCGCTCCGACGAATTTGGTGAAGGAGCAGTGGAAGGTCTTGCTGCGCCGGAGTCCGCGAACAACGCAGCTTCCGTCGGCGCCATGATCCCTCTGTTAACGATGGGGATTCCCGGATCAGGAACAACCGCTGTCATGCTGGGCGCACTGATTATGCTCGGACTCAGGCCGGGACCGCTGTTGTTCGAACAACAGCCCGAAACCGCCTGGGCACTCATTAACAGTATGTTTCTCGGTAACATTGCCCTTGTTATCATCAACATTTTGCTTGTTGGGGTGCTCGTGAAAATTCTCGACACACCGGCTAAGGTGCTGTATCCGATTATCGTGCTGCTCGCCTTTATCGGCACCTACACCCTCAGCTATTCGACCGTCGACTTCTTCCTATTGCTTATCTTCGGTTTTGTCGGGCTGATGATGAAAGTGCTCGACTTCCCGATTGCTCCGCTTGTATTGGCATTGATTGTCGGGTCGGATATGGAGCAGAATTTCCGGATGGCGGTCTTGTCTTCCGGCGGGAATCTTGGCGTATTTTTCTCATCAGGCGTAAGCATTGCCCTGTCGATTCTAACGCTGTTGTCTTTAACGTATCCGTTTATCATCCGCATGATTCGAAAACGAAAACAACATTTAAACAGCAAAGACCAAGTCTACAGGTCTTCGTAA
- a CDS encoding tripartite tricarboxylate transporter substrate binding protein produces the protein MRKFGIIPILALLLLMTACSGNASGSQEYPKKNIELVAPASPGGGWDLTARSLKKVLSGEKLVKKNITVVNKPGGGGEVGWKYLQSKDSHSLAINSSLVLTNELLGQSELSYKDFTPIATLATEWQALAVPKDSKYSSAKEFLKDLKKDPSSVKIGVGPGLGNDDHLSIVQAASEYGIKPSKMNFLVYEGGGDVVTALLGGHVDAVTTSLSEVKDQHQAGKLKILAVSSDKPIKGMEDVPTWKEQGIDMVFPHWRGIMGPKDMTEEEVAYWDEKLSKMVKTDAWKEVLKNNDWEGFYKDSEESKQFLKQQHDQYQKLVKESGLVK, from the coding sequence ATGCGCAAATTTGGAATAATCCCCATTCTTGCTCTTCTCTTACTTATGACAGCCTGCTCAGGAAATGCTTCAGGATCTCAGGAATATCCAAAGAAAAACATTGAACTTGTCGCCCCTGCTTCTCCCGGCGGCGGCTGGGACTTAACGGCCCGTTCGCTGAAAAAAGTGCTCTCCGGAGAAAAACTTGTGAAGAAAAACATCACGGTAGTCAATAAACCCGGCGGTGGCGGTGAAGTCGGCTGGAAGTACTTGCAGTCAAAAGATTCCCATTCGCTGGCGATTAACTCCAGTCTCGTTTTAACAAATGAACTGCTCGGACAAAGTGAATTGAGCTACAAGGACTTTACACCGATCGCAACCCTTGCGACGGAATGGCAGGCGCTTGCTGTTCCGAAGGACTCCAAGTACTCCTCCGCCAAGGAATTTTTGAAAGACCTCAAGAAAGACCCGAGCTCTGTAAAAATTGGCGTCGGCCCCGGTTTAGGTAACGACGACCACTTGTCGATCGTCCAGGCAGCTAGTGAATATGGCATCAAGCCGTCAAAAATGAACTTCCTCGTTTATGAAGGCGGTGGCGATGTCGTAACTGCCCTGCTCGGCGGGCACGTCGATGCCGTTACAACTTCCTTATCTGAAGTAAAAGACCAGCACCAGGCCGGCAAGCTGAAAATTCTCGCCGTCTCCTCTGACAAACCGATTAAAGGGATGGAAGATGTGCCGACGTGGAAAGAACAAGGCATCGATATGGTGTTCCCTCACTGGCGCGGCATTATGGGACCGAAAGACATGACTGAGGAAGAAGTCGCTTACTGGGATGAAAAACTCAGCAAAATGGTGAAAACAGATGCCTGGAAAGAAGTCCTGAAAAACAACGACTGGGAAGGCTTCTATAAGGATAGTGAAGAATCGAAGCAATTCCTTAAGCAACAGCACGACCAGTACCAGAAGCTTGTTAAAGAATCCGGCTTAGTTAAGTAA
- the tcuA gene encoding FAD-dependent tricarballylate dehydrogenase TcuA: MSYDVIVVGAGNAALCAALSAREDGSKVLVLERGPEHKRGGNSYFTDGAIRFAYHSLSDIRELMPELSDNEADQIVMPEYSTSDYYNDLMRVTGEKSTPQLASHLVNESYRTISWMKSHGVEFELNYSNQSFEKEGKYHFWGGLPVKTKNIGMGLMKTLFNRANELGVDIWYQSRAVELKTEEDRITGVVVEQNNEKIEVPATSVILACGSFEANKQMRAEQIGEEWEAAIVRGSEFNTGDGLDMALAIGAEKHGEWSGCHSIGTDYNAPKVGDFNKPGDIFKKHSYPLSIMLNKEGSRFVDEGADFRNYTYAKYGREILKQPGHAAYQIYDEQVRPMLRKEYNLEEATFYKADTLEELVDQLPVNKEAFLQTIHEYNAAVQEGYYNPTVKDGKGTTGLTPPKSNWALKIEQGPFYAFPVTCGITFAFGGLHVNRKGEVLNQSAEPISGLFAAGEMIGGIFYGNYPGGSGLMSGAVFGKTAGSSATRYVRNQQSSNISS, translated from the coding sequence ATGTCCTATGATGTCATTGTAGTCGGTGCAGGAAATGCGGCCTTATGCGCTGCTCTTTCTGCTCGCGAAGACGGCTCGAAGGTCCTCGTGCTTGAACGCGGACCTGAACATAAACGAGGCGGCAACTCTTATTTTACCGACGGCGCGATCCGCTTTGCTTATCACTCCCTTTCCGATATCCGTGAACTGATGCCTGAGTTATCCGATAATGAAGCAGATCAAATCGTCATGCCGGAGTACAGTACAAGCGATTATTACAACGATTTAATGCGCGTAACAGGGGAAAAAAGCACACCTCAGCTGGCAAGCCATCTCGTCAACGAATCGTATCGGACGATTTCTTGGATGAAATCCCACGGCGTCGAATTTGAACTTAACTACAGCAACCAGTCGTTTGAAAAAGAAGGAAAATACCACTTCTGGGGCGGTCTGCCTGTCAAAACGAAAAACATTGGCATGGGGCTGATGAAGACTTTATTTAACCGGGCCAATGAACTCGGTGTTGACATCTGGTATCAATCGCGGGCAGTAGAATTAAAAACCGAAGAAGACAGGATTACCGGAGTGGTCGTTGAACAAAATAATGAAAAAATTGAAGTACCCGCGACAAGTGTCATCCTCGCGTGCGGCAGCTTTGAAGCGAATAAACAAATGCGCGCCGAGCAAATCGGCGAGGAATGGGAAGCAGCGATCGTCCGCGGCAGCGAATTCAACACTGGTGACGGGCTTGACATGGCTCTTGCCATTGGCGCTGAAAAACACGGCGAATGGTCAGGCTGTCATTCGATCGGCACCGACTATAACGCGCCAAAGGTTGGCGACTTCAACAAGCCGGGTGACATTTTTAAAAAGCATTCGTATCCGCTGAGCATTATGTTGAATAAAGAAGGCAGCCGCTTTGTCGATGAAGGTGCGGATTTTCGTAACTATACGTACGCGAAGTACGGGCGGGAAATCTTAAAGCAGCCTGGACATGCCGCTTATCAAATCTATGACGAACAAGTCCGGCCGATGCTGCGGAAGGAATACAACCTTGAAGAAGCTACCTTTTACAAAGCCGATACGCTGGAGGAGCTCGTCGATCAGCTGCCTGTGAATAAGGAAGCCTTCTTACAAACGATCCACGAATACAACGCTGCCGTTCAAGAAGGTTATTACAATCCTACGGTTAAAGACGGGAAAGGAACGACAGGTCTAACACCTCCGAAATCAAACTGGGCGCTGAAAATTGAACAAGGACCGTTTTACGCGTTCCCTGTTACCTGCGGCATTACTTTTGCCTTTGGCGGTCTGCACGTCAACCGAAAGGGTGAAGTGCTGAACCAGTCCGCAGAACCGATTTCCGGATTGTTTGCAGCCGGCGAAATGATCGGCGGGATCTTTTATGGGAACTACCCGGGAGGCTCAGGCTTAATGTCCGGTGCTGTCTTTGGAAAAACTGCCGGATCATCCGCAACCCGATACGTCAGGAACCAACAATCAAGCAACATATCCTCTTAA
- a CDS encoding response regulator, producing MFHVIIAEDDFRVAQIHEEFISQIEGLELAGKARDAEETMALLAAHEVDLVLLDVYMPDQLGTELLHRIREQYPLVDIIMITAAKDKAFLEKALSYGVHDYLIKPVTIEQFHNSLTRYKKKKELLNSTDEINSTMLHQVFGEAPKKKSGKSLPTGIDARTLEKIIELLETEAEGITSELAGERIGASRTTARRYLEYLVGIDEAKVEQVYGIVGRPERRYYTQ from the coding sequence ATGTTTCACGTCATTATTGCAGAAGACGATTTTCGCGTTGCACAGATACACGAAGAATTTATCTCTCAAATCGAGGGCTTGGAGCTGGCAGGGAAAGCCCGTGATGCGGAAGAAACGATGGCTTTGCTCGCCGCACACGAGGTCGATCTCGTCCTCCTTGATGTGTACATGCCGGATCAGCTCGGTACAGAGCTGCTGCACCGGATCCGTGAGCAATATCCGCTTGTCGACATCATTATGATCACAGCCGCCAAAGATAAAGCCTTTTTAGAAAAAGCCCTCAGCTACGGAGTTCACGATTACTTAATTAAGCCTGTGACGATCGAACAGTTCCACAATTCCCTGACCCGTTACAAAAAAAAGAAGGAGCTGCTGAACTCCACAGACGAAATTAACAGCACTATGCTTCATCAGGTCTTCGGGGAAGCTCCGAAGAAAAAATCAGGTAAATCCCTGCCGACCGGAATTGATGCACGGACTTTGGAAAAGATCATAGAGCTCTTGGAAACAGAGGCGGAAGGCATCACTTCTGAACTCGCCGGAGAACGGATCGGAGCTTCAAGAACGACAGCCCGGCGCTACCTGGAATACTTAGTGGGCATTGACGAAGCGAAGGTGGAACAGGTTTACGGCATCGTCGGCCGTCCCGAACGCCGCTATTATACCCAATAA
- a CDS encoding tripartite tricarboxylate transporter TctB family protein → MKAIKLGFPILLILFSIVFLIASLQLPKANLGNSNAPIYFPAGISVFMLLFGVIYLIQELRTLHEENGDIRQMLSGRTPKLIGITILFGLIYAFIFERVGFLLSTFLFLGGLLFVINGRKKWLVNVIVAVCFSFVSWYAFSQLLGVSLP, encoded by the coding sequence ATGAAAGCTATCAAACTCGGCTTCCCGATTTTACTCATTCTCTTCAGTATTGTGTTTTTGATCGCTTCCCTGCAGCTTCCAAAAGCGAACTTAGGGAATTCCAATGCACCGATTTATTTTCCTGCCGGCATTAGCGTGTTCATGCTGCTGTTTGGCGTGATTTATCTAATTCAGGAACTGAGAACGCTGCACGAAGAAAACGGAGATATCCGTCAGATGCTTTCCGGCCGGACGCCAAAGTTGATTGGTATAACGATTCTATTCGGGTTGATTTATGCGTTTATTTTTGAACGCGTCGGCTTTTTACTCTCTACCTTTCTTTTTCTCGGCGGGCTGTTATTTGTCATCAACGGACGGAAAAAATGGCTGGTCAATGTGATCGTTGCCGTTTGCTTCTCATTTGTATCCTGGTATGCGTTTAGTCAATTGCTCGGAGTCAGTCTACCTTAG
- a CDS encoding SLC13 family permease, with product MKLLVLVLYLFFFLPIFHWDVKVQALGALLIIQILWIGRVFPLAYSSLLFILMLSFHFFSYEETLQYLSSEIVWLLFSTFIISHAFIETGLASRLSLQLLKISRGSGRALVLISFILMLILAILIPSNIGKGNLVSSVLDRLLKSLKQIDPVKNLGAALFIGISYSAGISGAFVATGASSTIYTFGLFTDITDGLSYLSWLYYFVPPILLYIVLVWIVFLYTFPPENINRQHLLEFINERLGELGRLSRKEKKVMIIMGLTLVLWATQVLHGYSIPLVGLLGAALTVLPGIGVWNWDEAKKSINWDMMLFFASTLMVSGMLIKTGTINWLADMLIHSLASQSGIVVLLALVLCTALIRLIFVNILGFLTIMIPLAINIGENLAGFSPLVVAMAVFLAGIPGFFLITQSPVHLISYSYGYFTDRELMRAGLPSSLLWLIVIAISALFYWPLL from the coding sequence ATGAAACTACTCGTCCTTGTGTTGTATTTATTTTTCTTTCTGCCGATCTTTCATTGGGATGTGAAAGTGCAGGCGCTCGGTGCCCTGTTGATCATTCAGATTCTCTGGATCGGCCGCGTCTTTCCGCTCGCCTACAGCTCACTTTTGTTCATCCTGATGTTGTCGTTTCACTTTTTTTCTTATGAAGAAACGCTCCAGTATTTGAGCTCGGAAATCGTCTGGCTGCTGTTTTCTACCTTTATTATTTCCCACGCGTTTATCGAAACCGGCCTTGCCAGCCGCCTTTCCTTGCAGCTGTTAAAAATCTCGCGCGGATCCGGTCGAGCGCTCGTTTTGATTTCCTTTATCCTCATGCTCATACTTGCCATTCTCATTCCGTCTAATATCGGCAAGGGAAATCTCGTTTCCTCCGTGCTTGACCGGCTGCTGAAAAGCCTGAAGCAGATCGATCCGGTAAAAAATCTCGGAGCTGCCCTGTTCATCGGCATCAGCTATTCTGCCGGCATCTCAGGTGCCTTCGTTGCGACCGGTGCCAGCTCTACAATCTACACGTTTGGACTTTTTACTGACATTACTGACGGACTCAGCTACTTGAGCTGGCTGTATTATTTTGTACCGCCTATCCTTCTGTACATTGTGCTCGTTTGGATCGTATTTTTATATACGTTCCCTCCAGAGAACATTAACCGCCAGCACCTGCTTGAATTCATCAACGAGCGGCTTGGCGAACTCGGCCGTTTAAGCAGAAAAGAGAAAAAAGTCATGATCATCATGGGACTCACGCTCGTCCTCTGGGCGACACAAGTTCTCCATGGCTATTCGATTCCGCTCGTTGGACTCCTAGGTGCCGCCTTAACGGTCCTCCCAGGTATTGGGGTCTGGAACTGGGACGAGGCAAAAAAATCGATCAACTGGGACATGATGCTGTTTTTCGCAAGCACGTTAATGGTCTCCGGGATGCTGATCAAGACCGGCACCATCAACTGGCTCGCCGATATGCTTATTCATTCCCTTGCCTCTCAGTCAGGCATCGTCGTGCTGCTCGCTCTCGTTTTGTGTACGGCTCTCATCCGGCTTATCTTTGTCAATATTCTCGGCTTCCTGACGATCATGATTCCACTAGCAATTAATATTGGTGAAAACTTAGCCGGCTTCTCGCCGCTCGTCGTTGCAATGGCCGTTTTCCTTGCCGGTATACCAGGATTTTTCTTAATTACGCAGTCTCCTGTCCATTTGATCAGCTACTCTTACGGTTATTTCACCGACCGCGAGCTGATGCGCGCCGGGCTGCCTTCTTCACTGCTCTGGCTGATAGTGATCGCGATATCGGCGTTGTTTTACTGGCCGCTTTTGTAA